One genomic segment of Marinitoga piezophila KA3 includes these proteins:
- a CDS encoding DUF1622 domain-containing protein, translating to MNLHHYVEILVDYIADFSYILAIVVIVFGMIVAFRIFIRDVLFGDRSEDAIWESRLELGHSFSLSLSFLIGASILKTTVAPTWDDIGKLASIIAIRTTLNYFLTREIKEHKKDVANESK from the coding sequence ATGAATTTGCATCATTATGTTGAAATTCTTGTTGATTATATTGCCGATTTTTCATATATATTGGCTATTGTTGTAATTGTTTTTGGAATGATAGTGGCATTTAGAATTTTTATAAGGGATGTTTTATTTGGGGATAGATCAGAAGATGCTATTTGGGAAAGTAGGCTTGAATTAGGGCATTCATTTTCTTTGAGTTTGAGTTTTTTGATTGGTGCGAGTATATTAAAAACAACAGTTGCGCCTACATGGGATGATATTGGTAAATTAGCATCTATTATAGCAATTAGAACTACTTTAAATTATTTTTTAACAAGAGAAATTAAAGAACATAAAAAGGATGTTGCCAATGAATCGAAATAG
- the dprA gene encoding DNA-processing protein DprA, with the protein MNRNSLIWMKEFLKEDNLKILKHLKENRIPLIDYGKLEEFYKDVEAKGIKIITYFDNEYPEKLKRIYNPPLVLYVKGNIDLLYEKSIGIVGSRKCTAYGRNISTNFAKILAEKYVVVSGMAFGIDAAAHKGALKSGKTIAVLGSGVDVAYPRSNVKLYEDILNNGGCIVSEYRPGTPATPFRFPERNRIIVGLSEGIIVVEAAKKSGSLITARLAVESGIDVYAIPGDITRKSSEGTNELIYNGAIPLISEKVLKEIFNIEENKKTKRIENEDDLKIIMAIDNGYNTFEGIVSYTRLSTPLVLQRLTILVMNKIIFEENGRYHLGG; encoded by the coding sequence ATGAATCGAAATAGTCTTATATGGATGAAGGAATTTTTAAAAGAAGATAATTTAAAAATTCTAAAACATTTGAAAGAAAATAGGATTCCGTTAATAGACTATGGTAAATTGGAAGAATTTTATAAAGATGTTGAAGCAAAAGGGATAAAAATAATAACATATTTTGATAATGAATATCCTGAAAAATTAAAGAGAATATACAATCCTCCATTGGTATTATATGTAAAAGGAAATATTGATTTATTATATGAGAAGTCCATTGGAATTGTTGGCTCTAGAAAATGTACTGCATATGGAAGAAATATATCAACAAATTTTGCAAAGATACTTGCTGAAAAGTATGTAGTAGTTAGTGGAATGGCTTTTGGGATAGACGCGGCAGCGCACAAAGGAGCTTTAAAGTCTGGAAAAACTATTGCTGTGCTTGGTAGTGGAGTTGATGTTGCTTATCCGAGAAGTAATGTGAAGTTATATGAAGATATCCTGAATAATGGTGGATGTATTGTGTCAGAGTATAGGCCGGGGACGCCTGCCACGCCATTTCGATTTCCAGAAAGAAATAGAATAATTGTTGGTTTAAGCGAAGGCATTATAGTAGTTGAAGCGGCTAAAAAAAGCGGTTCTTTAATTACCGCAAGATTGGCTGTTGAAAGCGGGATAGATGTATATGCTATTCCTGGAGATATAACAAGAAAAAGTTCAGAGGGTACAAATGAATTAATTTATAATGGAGCAATTCCTTTGATTTCTGAAAAGGTTTTAAAAGAGATATTTAATATAGAAGAAAATAAAAAAACAAAAAGAATAGAAAATGAAGATGATTTAAAAATAATTATGGCAATTGATAATGGATATAACACATTTGAAGGTATTGTTAGTTATACCAGGCTTTCAACACCTCTTGTGTTGCAACGTTTAACAATTCTGGTAATGAATAAGATTATATTTGAAGAAAATGGTAGGTATCATCTGGGAGGTTAA